In Paraburkholderia aromaticivorans, a single window of DNA contains:
- the traD gene encoding conjugative transfer system coupling protein TraD (Members of this protein family are the putative conjugative coupling factor, TraD, as the term is used for the SXT and TOL plasmid systems.) — translation MIPYINHFRPVYESSAMIAWFGAMLVVPLSGMPYGWVFALLAMCLFLVRSAQVWSALSFRMAISTKWLTTLEVPKLLDIQQKMRKESDSMYLGIGFEWTQKHCQIAHDILRMPTTDIPGLPRWLNKTPTGRKFEAWIEEIFAPPNSKLDRMPQGSSWIHGMEKNKGYVPFHYKAMGGHTAVAGTTGSGKTRTYEVISTQVIHSMDDVLIIIDPKNDEDWKQRVERECARTGRKFLYFNQSKPSLSIRLNPLENWSQPSEIPSRIAQLMEEGPFRSFAYLFIDRAVKGELYVEDKPNLRSILNYAQAGVATLLERALIKFFREEKFANWEEELAASMQRLQQKGAGRVDGMVDLYKTRFGNSGNRHEALEGLIATHSHDREHYMRIIASALPLLQMLATGETGLMLAPKNDDFSDEREIWDIDKVIKQKAVLYMGLDSLSNKIVQQAIASMMLADVAAVCGAVYNFYAERPSVVLIIDEIAEAINEQVIQVLNKGRGAGFKAFVAFQTRSDLTATLGEESKMLQVLGNLNNQIILRLEDTDTAQWFSDKVGETAIRNLVINSSTSTGTESHIGEFQGSISRSLQLEKAPLIPTRLIHGLPNLQYFMRISGAAVYQGRVPILSN, via the coding sequence ATGATCCCTTACATCAACCACTTCCGCCCCGTTTATGAGTCGAGCGCGATGATCGCGTGGTTCGGCGCGATGCTCGTCGTGCCACTCAGCGGAATGCCGTATGGCTGGGTCTTCGCGTTGCTGGCGATGTGCCTTTTCCTTGTGCGCTCCGCTCAGGTCTGGTCGGCGCTCAGTTTTCGAATGGCGATCTCGACGAAGTGGCTGACGACGCTGGAGGTCCCGAAGCTGCTCGACATCCAGCAAAAGATGCGCAAGGAGTCCGACTCGATGTACCTCGGCATCGGATTTGAATGGACGCAGAAGCATTGCCAGATTGCTCACGACATCCTCCGCATGCCGACCACCGACATTCCTGGCCTGCCACGGTGGCTTAACAAAACGCCGACTGGTCGCAAGTTTGAGGCGTGGATCGAAGAGATTTTTGCGCCGCCTAACAGCAAGCTCGACCGCATGCCTCAGGGATCGTCCTGGATTCACGGGATGGAGAAGAACAAGGGCTACGTGCCATTCCACTACAAGGCAATGGGTGGCCATACCGCGGTTGCCGGCACGACGGGGTCCGGCAAGACGCGTACGTACGAGGTGATTTCCACGCAGGTCATCCACAGCATGGACGATGTGCTCATCATCATCGACCCAAAGAACGACGAGGACTGGAAGCAAAGGGTTGAGAGGGAATGCGCGCGGACCGGCCGGAAGTTTCTCTATTTCAACCAGTCGAAACCGTCGCTGTCGATCCGCCTGAATCCTCTTGAAAACTGGTCGCAACCTTCCGAAATCCCGAGCCGGATTGCCCAACTGATGGAGGAGGGGCCGTTCCGCAGTTTTGCCTACCTGTTCATCGACCGCGCGGTGAAAGGCGAACTGTACGTCGAGGACAAGCCGAACCTGCGATCGATTCTGAACTACGCGCAGGCGGGGGTGGCCACGCTGCTTGAGCGTGCGCTCATCAAGTTCTTCCGGGAAGAGAAATTTGCGAACTGGGAAGAAGAGCTGGCTGCCAGCATGCAAAGACTACAGCAAAAGGGTGCGGGTCGCGTGGACGGCATGGTCGATCTGTACAAGACACGCTTCGGCAATTCTGGCAACCGCCACGAGGCGCTGGAAGGTCTGATTGCTACGCACTCGCACGACAGGGAGCACTACATGCGGATCATCGCGTCCGCGCTTCCTTTGTTGCAGATGCTGGCAACCGGCGAAACCGGTCTGATGCTCGCGCCGAAGAACGATGATTTCTCGGATGAGCGTGAGATATGGGACATCGATAAAGTCATCAAGCAAAAGGCCGTGCTTTATATGGGTCTTGATTCGCTGTCAAACAAGATCGTGCAGCAGGCGATCGCGTCGATGATGCTCGCCGACGTGGCAGCTGTGTGCGGGGCGGTCTACAACTTCTACGCGGAGCGGCCGAGCGTCGTTCTGATCATTGATGAGATCGCTGAAGCCATCAACGAACAGGTGATCCAGGTGCTCAACAAGGGTCGCGGCGCCGGCTTCAAGGCGTTCGTTGCCTTCCAGACACGGTCCGATCTGACAGCAACCCTCGGAGAGGAGTCGAAAATGTTGCAGGTTTTGGGCAACCTGAACAATCAGATCATCCTAAGATTGGAAGACACAGATACGGCGCAGTGGTTCTCCGACAAGGTTGGAGAAACCGCGATCCGTAATCTCGTCATCAATAGCAGCACAAGCACCGGAACCGAGTCACACATTGGAGAATTTCAGGGTTCGATTTCGAGGTCCCTACAACTGGAGAAGGCGCCACTGATTCCGACGCGCTTGATTCACGGCTTGCCCAACCTCCAATATTTCATGCGGATTTCGGGCGCAGCCGTCTACCAAGGCCGTGTTCCAATTCTTTCAAATTAA
- a CDS encoding DUF4400 domain-containing protein, with the protein MSSRFVSHIRWWFFIAPLLALFLMPLLDNEQLFKVYPEETDSVSTLLGPDRADSAIERANADFKSWFVDTGAVRATMDQSDHKDMDDTIGNPVARRWAHNFWFLIYRITYRASVMRVWVLGTILMCVASFIDGGTRRKVNAAAGGVVRPLHFHVAAHGIVLVLGVVFTVLMLPMPILAPFWIAVSATLVFLVWRAAASYH; encoded by the coding sequence ATGTCTAGCCGCTTCGTATCCCACATTCGCTGGTGGTTTTTCATTGCACCGTTGCTGGCACTGTTTCTGATGCCGCTGCTGGACAACGAACAACTCTTTAAGGTCTACCCGGAGGAGACAGATTCTGTGTCGACTCTGCTGGGCCCGGACCGGGCGGATAGTGCGATCGAACGGGCCAATGCCGACTTCAAATCGTGGTTTGTCGACACAGGTGCGGTGCGTGCCACAATGGACCAGTCGGATCACAAGGATATGGACGATACGATCGGGAACCCGGTCGCGCGGCGGTGGGCGCACAACTTCTGGTTTCTGATCTACCGGATCACATACCGTGCCTCGGTAATGAGGGTGTGGGTTCTGGGTACGATCCTGATGTGCGTCGCATCTTTCATCGACGGTGGGACCAGGCGCAAGGTGAACGCGGCAGCGGGTGGAGTGGTGCGCCCCCTTCATTTCCACGTGGCCGCGCACGGCATTGTGCTCGTGCTCGGAGTGGTGTTTACGGTCCTTATGCTTCCCATGCCGATTCTCGCTCCGTTCTGGATTGCGGTCTCGGCCACCCTCGTCTTTCTCGTCTGGCGGGCCGCAGCGTCCTACCATTGA